The DNA segment CCAGGCTCCCGTCGGCCTGGAGCGTACGGATTTCGCGGGCCCCGGCCGTCACGCCGGCCGATGGCAGGCCCGCGTAGACGGCGACACGCTGCCCGAGCAGGTCGGCGAGCGCCTGCCCCAGCTGGGCGCCCTCGGGGACGGCAACCGGGCCGTAGGAGACGAACCGCACGAGGTGGCGCGCGCTGCTCGGCAGCGTCGCCCAGAACGCGGAGACCGCCTCCAGCGGCAGCGCGGAGGAGGCTCCCGGGCTGCCGAGCGCGACAGCGAGCAGATCGGGGTCGCCGGCGAGCAGGTCGATCAGGCCCTGGCGGTGGCCGGGGGTGGCGGAGTCCTCCCAGGAGCCCCGTATCCACACACCGCCGGGGAGCGGTTCGGCCGTCCCGCCGGTGCCGATCTGATACGGCTGGTAGGGGACCGAGTACTCCCACTGGGGCTTGGGAAACCGGCGCGAATCGGGGGCGGAGGCCATGTTGGGCCGGTAACGCAGCCAGCCGAGACCGTGATGGGCGGGCACGAACAGCGCGCCGCCGGCCGCTGGGACCAGCGGCCCGTCGGGAGCCAGGACGACGCGGTCCAGACGGTCGGCGAGCCACCGCGCGGCACGTTGGACGTCCTCGCGGGTGCCCCGCCCTGGGATGAGACGGAAGCTGTTGCCCTTGCGGTCCAGGGTGCGGGCCACGGTCTCCCACACGTCGTTGTCCGGACGTGCGGGCAGGTCGAGGACGACGAGGGTGTGCTGTGGGTCGGCGGCCAGGCGCTCGGAGAAGGCCAGCGCGCGGTTGTCGACGAAACCGCGCGGGTGGATCAGGAGCGCGTTGCCGACGCTCCTGGCCTCCAGCGTCGGGCCGACGGCACGCAGCGCGGCCTTGGCCAGCCGGGCGGAGAGCCGGTGGCCGGGATCGCGGCGGGCCGCGGAGTTCTCCTCGTCGAAGGCGGGTGCCATCCTCAGTCCACTCCCGCCACGGCGACGGCTCGCGAACGGCTGAGTCGTGGGCCGTTGGCTATCTGGTCGAGCGTCGTCGTGGGCAGTGTCCTGGGGGTGACGCTGCCGAACCCGAGGGCCTGGGCGGCGTCTCCGGGCAGCTGGTACTTCACGCCCTGGTCGGTGATCAGGTACTTGTCAGGGTCACCGGTGGCGCCGCGCTGCTTGGGCGGAGCGGCGAGCACCGCGTGCTCCGTGGGGATCACGGCCGCCGTCCTGGCGGTCATGACCCGGCCGCTCTCCCGCACCACGGTGGGGTGTGCCTTGTGGTCGGACGTGGACCGCTTCAGGCACAGCGCCCCGCTCTTGTCGGAGGTGGTGTCCTTGGCGGCGATCAGGTCGGGGATGCGGTGCAGCAGCGTGGTGTCGGCGGAGGACGGGACGGCGGCGATGTCCGTGGGGCTCACCTGCACGGGCTCCCGGCCGCCCGGCTTGGCGGCGAGGAGCGCGGACTCGGTCTGGTTGACCGGGGCCAGCCCGTCGGCGCGGAGCACGTAGTAGTGGTTGGTGCTGCCGACGACGGTACGGAAGAGGCTGCCCACGGGCTGTTGGGTGCCGGCCACCGTGCGACCGCCTTCGCCGGCGCCGGGGATCGTGGCGGGTCCGGCCGAGGCGCCGCTGGGCAGCGCGTCCAACCACGCCTGGGTGGAGGGGATCGGCCGCTCGGCGTCGAGGCCGAGGGCCAGCAGTGAGGTGCGGTCCTTGATGAGGTACTTGGTGTCGTTCCAGATCACGTAGCGGCTGTCGTTCGGGCCCGAGACGAGCACCCGGGTGTCGTCGGATACGGCCCGTGCGGAATTCGGCGAGAAGTCCACCCGTTCGACGGGCCGCGTACCGGGCCGCAGGCAGTCGGCCCAGGCCCCGGTCAGCAGGGAGCCCGGCTCCGCGATGTCGTCGGGGGCGCCGGCGATGCCGATGGTCGAGCCGCGCCGCACCTTGGACAGCGACGTGCGGGACACCTCGGTGACCTTGGCACCACTGCCGGCGGCCAGGAGCGCGGAGGAGTAGTTCAGGGTGGGGTGGAGCTGGCCCTTGACGTAGAGGTAGCGGGTGCCGGTCTCCTTCTGGACGACCAGGGCACCGTCGTGCTCCCAGGAGGTGTCCTCGGCCGGCATGAGGAGGCCGAAGACGGCGGAGCCGAGCACCAGCAGCACGGCGAGGATGACACCGAACATGGCGCCGAGCCCCGCACTGCGCATGGGCGCCTCGCCGTTGCCGGCGTCACCGGAGACCAGCGCGGAGGCGAGTCGTCCGGTGGCGAACTGGTAGGCGTGCAGATGGTCGCGACGGGTTTGCACGGAGGCTCCTCAGCTGGTCGCTGCACGCACGTGCGCGTAGACGTGGAGGAGTTGCAGCAGCAGCGGCACCAGGGCGAGCGCCGTCAGCATCTCCAGGATGTCCGCCGTACGCCCCCACACCGGCAGCAGGCGCGCGGTGGGCAGCCGCCACGCGCCGACCAGCACCAGCAGCACGCCGATCAGCAGTCCGATCAGCAGCGCGCAGCGCCCGCCGGTGGAGGTGAGCGAAGCGGCCCAGCCGAGCAGCCCCGCGAGCAGTCCGATCACACCGCACAGCACGGCCGGAATCCGCTGCCAGGTCGTGATCAGGTGCTTGGAGCGCAGCAGCATCGCGGTGGCGAACACCAGCGGGAAGACCCAGCCGATCCACCCGTCGGCGCGCACCACCAGCACGAAGGCACCGGCGCACAGCACGGCGTTGGCGGCGGTGACCACCGTCAGCAACGCGTCGGCGATGGCCGCCCTGCGCTTGACCTGGGCCTCGGAGATGGGGTCGGTGTCCTCCTGGAGCTCAGCGGCGTTGTGCGGCAGTTGCGGCACCCGCAGCCGGGCCAGCCGCAGCGACGCCCGGGGCGCGAGGTGGCCGAAGAAGAACACGACGACCGCGACCGTGCCGGCGCTGCGCGGCGCGTCCCAGTCGAAGAGGACGCCGACCCCCGCCGTGATGGCGACGAGTACGGCCGTGGAGAGAACGGTGCCGGTGACCGCGACCGGAATCCGGGCGATGGGCAGCAGTACGACGGCGGCCACCAGGGCTGCGCTCGCGCCGCCGAGCATGATGTCACCGGGCTTCGGTGAAGTGAGCGCGGCGGTCGAGTCGAAGACGGTCAGACCGGTCAGCGCCGCGTTGACGCACGCGCCGAGGCCGGTCACCAGCGCGATGCCGCGGTCGCCCGACCACTGCTGGTCCAACGCGCAGCTCACGCCGAGCACCAGGGTGGACAGCCCGTACAGCACAGGGATCAGCGTCCCGTGCCCGAGCACCGGGATGGCCGTGGCCAGCGTGACAAGCACCAGGCAGGCGAGGCCGAGGAAGAGCCTGCGGGTCAGCTCGGGGCGCCACCGGTTGGTGTGCGCGCCCACGGCCTGCCCCACACCGTCGGATACGTCGTCGTACTCCAGCTCGAACATCGGGTCGTCGGCGGGCCGCAGGTAGACCACGTCGCCGTGGACGAGTCCAGCGCTCTCCGGCGTGGCGTCCAGATCCAGCGGCGCCTCGCCCAGGCGTTGCAGGGTCCAGGTCAGGGCAGGCCTGGCGGGGTCGGTGGTGACGTTCCGCAGCAGCACTGGCAGCAGTGCGGAGACGGGGGTGGTGACGGGGATGGCCAGGTCTGCGCGGCCGGCCGGCCCGGCTATGGTCAGCCGGCACACCCCGGTACTGACCGCTCCCGAGGTGCGGGGGGCTGGTATGGCGGTGGTCATGGTGCTCCTGGAGGCGGTGGTTCGCGGCGGCCTGGTCGGGGGCGGGCCTGGCGTCAGGGACCCGCGTAGCCGACCTGCATCAGACGCACGCCGCGGCGGGTGACGAGCTGCGCACGGCCGGCCGGCAGAGTCCGCGGCCTGGCCTCACCGATGAACTTACCTTCCTCCTTGGGATAGGAGTGCAGCAGCGCCGGGTTGCCCAGTTCCCAGATCCGGCGCAGCACCGGGTCCATCATGGCGCGGCTCGCTCCCGAGGTGGATCGGGAAATCACCAGGTGCAGGCCGATGTTCACGGAGTGGGCGAGCATCGGGGCGAGCGGGTTGAGCGGCGAACCGCTGCCGGGCGCACCGCCGTAGAGGTCGTAGTCGTCGATGAGCATGAAGAGCCGCGGACCGGTCCACCAGTCACGCCGGGGCAGGCGCTCGGGGGCGATGTCGGGGCCGGGAACACGCTTGCCGACCGACACCGCCGCGTTGCCGGCGAGTTGGGTGAGGCTCTCACCGTCCACAGCGAAGCCCACCCGGTACTCCTCAGGGACCATGCTGAGCAGGTCGCGTCGGGTGTCGGCGAGCAGGATGCGGGCCTCGTCCGGCTGGTAGCGGCGGATGATGGCATCGATCGTCAGGCGCAGGACATTGGTCTTGCCTGTCTCGGCGTCGCCGAAGACCATCAGGTGCGGGGCGACGCCGAAGTCGTGCCACACCGGGGCGAGGCGCTGCTCGTCCCAGCCCAGGGCGACCCGCAGATCGCCCTCCGGCGCGGGGAGCTTGTCCAGCGGCAGCTTGGCGGGCAGCATCCGCACGCCGGGGGCCTGCCGTCCGGTCCAGAACGTGTCGATCTCCGCGACGGCCGACCTGGTCGCCGCGGTGAGGTCTCCGGTATCGGAGGAACTGTCCAGCCGGGGCAGCGCTGACAGGAAGTGCAGCTTGGACTTGGTCAGGCCACGGCCGGGCTGCTGAGGCACGCTCGCTGCGAGCTTGGAGCCGAGCTCGGACTCCACGCTGTCACCGAGACGGAGTTCGAGCTTGGTGCCGAACAGGTCGCGGGCGCGGGGCCGGATCTCCGACCAGCGCACCGCGGAGACCACCACGTGCAGGCCGAAGGACAGGCCCCGGGCAGCCAGGTCGGTGATGCGCGGTTCGAGCTCCTCGAAGTCCTGCTT comes from the Streptomyces sp. NBC_01471 genome and includes:
- the eccD gene encoding type VII secretion integral membrane protein EccD, translated to MTTAIPAPRTSGAVSTGVCRLTIAGPAGRADLAIPVTTPVSALLPVLLRNVTTDPARPALTWTLQRLGEAPLDLDATPESAGLVHGDVVYLRPADDPMFELEYDDVSDGVGQAVGAHTNRWRPELTRRLFLGLACLVLVTLATAIPVLGHGTLIPVLYGLSTLVLGVSCALDQQWSGDRGIALVTGLGACVNAALTGLTVFDSTAALTSPKPGDIMLGGASAALVAAVVLLPIARIPVAVTGTVLSTAVLVAITAGVGVLFDWDAPRSAGTVAVVVFFFGHLAPRASLRLARLRVPQLPHNAAELQEDTDPISEAQVKRRAAIADALLTVVTAANAVLCAGAFVLVVRADGWIGWVFPLVFATAMLLRSKHLITTWQRIPAVLCGVIGLLAGLLGWAASLTSTGGRCALLIGLLIGVLLVLVGAWRLPTARLLPVWGRTADILEMLTALALVPLLLQLLHVYAHVRAATS
- the eccB gene encoding type VII secretion protein EccB; this translates as MQTRRDHLHAYQFATGRLASALVSGDAGNGEAPMRSAGLGAMFGVILAVLLVLGSAVFGLLMPAEDTSWEHDGALVVQKETGTRYLYVKGQLHPTLNYSSALLAAGSGAKVTEVSRTSLSKVRRGSTIGIAGAPDDIAEPGSLLTGAWADCLRPGTRPVERVDFSPNSARAVSDDTRVLVSGPNDSRYVIWNDTKYLIKDRTSLLALGLDAERPIPSTQAWLDALPSGASAGPATIPGAGEGGRTVAGTQQPVGSLFRTVVGSTNHYYVLRADGLAPVNQTESALLAAKPGGREPVQVSPTDIAAVPSSADTTLLHRIPDLIAAKDTTSDKSGALCLKRSTSDHKAHPTVVRESGRVMTARTAAVIPTEHAVLAAPPKQRGATGDPDKYLITDQGVKYQLPGDAAQALGFGSVTPRTLPTTTLDQIANGPRLSRSRAVAVAGVD